A window of the Fusarium poae strain DAOMC 252244 chromosome 3, whole genome shotgun sequence genome harbors these coding sequences:
- a CDS encoding hypothetical protein (BUSCO:3043at5125), producing MSSLTRSQLGQVQTSFPSQTQPVPIPMSATSTSTGTSNSQQGSPIMSPDTAVLTTYSSVQASPEPIRGREEEVFPSSFQLPESVLSRKTSTNSLGYNAMSEVANNSKGGLIRRFSNRAQRFAGRRRPSSGAPASRDGSVGPSILRRRSDSNATAPQENSALTDTDEEFVPEDSISMVCLDGATYTSSANSTHGSISASSGAMAGPVLPAELRNGCPVKKVSKKSRPKRINLVYETESNKLSWDPSRPQKSLHVDEIREIRTGTDIQQYIHDYGLSEHIDFYFPIWFTIIYNVPESSKTRFLHIVTDNPNTLSLWTEFLDAMLRYRQQLMTSLMAFNDRAVAQYWQTEMAKEFGDQPRTPDQEEMNIAGVKRVCQNLHIYSSSATLEVNFHLSDSRRRQKLNFKEFKDFVRRMKQRHDVQRIIRSIAANPEFGLTLSEFLTFLRDVQGEDVDSNRTAWEKLFSRFCRQYRCIEVDLPENAEMMSEDAFIGFLASEDNEVIQPEPQNIVLDRPMNEYYISSSHNTYLLGRQVAGQSSVEGYISALVRGCRCVEVDCWDGYNGQPEVNHGRTMTTSISFKEVMTTINKYAFVKSKFPLWISLEVHCSPAQQATMVEIIKESFGSRLVTETLEAFPDKLPTPSELMERVLIKVKKPQIKEEPVAAGNDFRGRRRGNSLNSPMMRPSIPDGTPLMPSQSLPQSPMLTPSHSSRRLVSKTRVNTITEGQVQGMLSSSTSDNESVCEQPVKKAHNKTVKVLGDLGVYCAGVKFSGFDTVDAKQYNHIFSFMESSFAKHSRAKEQKMALDIHNMRYMMRVYPDRTRITSNNFDPLNYWRRGVQMAALNWQTFDLGMQLNRAMFDGKDSSGYVLKPAELRDIQVLPYNSDIAEGKKERTVISFTIDVISAQQLMRPANLPANRSMDPYVEVEIFHANDKCDKKEADSDLVLEHDTPLKFKTEVIRENGFNPMFDKEMKYTVTTKHPDLIFVRWSVKLSNDGESYNERPAVATYTAKLTNLKQGYRTLPLLNHAGDQYLFSKLFCRINIDSVEKKFMAAPRRTQDGNKLNRLGGKVFSRINTSPKSTIEKSSSEKTSFDSY from the coding sequence ATGTCCTCATTAACACGCTCTCAACTCGGTCAGGTCCAGACATCCTTTCCGTCACAAACACAACCAGTTCCTATTCCCATGTCAGCCACAAGCACTTCAACAGGAACTTCAAACTCACAACAAGGCTCACCAATCATGTCGCCTGATACCGCTGTTCTTACCACATACTCCTCCGTCCAGGCCTCACCTGAGCCCATACGGGGTCGAGAGGAGGAGGTTTTCCCTTCTAGCTTTCAGTTACCTGAATCTGTGCTCTCCAGGAAGACGAGCACCAACTCCCTCGGGTACAATGCCATGTCCGAAGTGGCCAACAACAGCAAGGGAGGTCTCATACGTCGATTCTCGAACCGAGCTCAGCGCTTTGCCGGAAGAAGACGACCGTCTTCAGGTGCTCCTGCCAGCCGTGATGGAAGTGTTGGTCCTAGTATCCTCAGACGTCGCAGTGATAGCAATGCTACAGCACCCCAAGAGAACAGCGCCCTGACAGACACAGACGAGGAGTTTGTCCCTGAAGACTCTATTTCTATGGTTTGCCTTGATGGCGCCACCTACACATCATCCGCCAACAGTACCCATGGATCAATCAGTGCAAGTTCCGGAGCTATGGCTGGCCCGGTGCTCCCTGCTGAGCTACGCAATGGGTGCCCGGTGAAGAAGGTGTCCAAAAAGAGCCGACCAAAGAGGATCAATCTTGTTTACGAGACCGAGTCTAACAAACTCTCTTGGGATCCAAGCCGTCCTCAAAAGTCTCTCCATGTCGACGAAATCAGGGAGATCCGAACAGGCACTGATATCCAGCAGTACATCCACGACTACGGACTTTCAGAGCATATTGACTTTTACTTCCCCATTTGGTTTACTATTATTTACAATGTTCCTGAAAGCTCCAAGACAAGATTCCTCCACATTGTCACTGACAACCCAAACACTCTATCACTATGGACAGAATTCCTGGATGCAATGTTGAGGTATCGACAACAACTCATGACATCTTTGATGGCATTCAACGACCGTGCTGTCGCCCAATATTGGCAAACCGAGATGGCCAAGGAGTTTGGCGACCAGCCCCGAACTCCCGACCAAGAGGAGATGAACATCGCTGGCGTAAAGCGCGTTTGCCAAAACCTTCACATCTACAGCTCATCAGCAACTCTCGAAGTTAACTTCCACTTATCCGATTCTCGACGACGACAAAAGCTCAATTTTAAGGAATTCAAGGACTTTGTGCGCCGCATGAAGCAACGCCACGACGTACAGCGAATCATCCGAAGCATTGCTGCGAACCCTGAGTTTGGTCTTACCCTGTCGGAGTTTCTCACTTTTCTGCGTGATGTTCAGGGCGAGGATGTCGATTCTAACCGTACTGCTTGGGAGAAGCTCTTTTCTCGGTTTTGTCGCCAATACCGATGTATCGAGGTCGACCTTCCCGAAAATGCGGAGATGATGAGCGAAGACGCCTTCATTGGTTTCTTGGCCTCAGAGGACAACGAAGTCATCCAGCCTGAACCTCAAAACATTGTTTTGGACCGTCCAATGAACGAGTACTACATCTCCAGTTCTCACAACACCTACCTTCTGGGTCGCCAAGTCGCTGGTCAGTCAAGCGTTGAAGGTTACATCTCAGCGCTTGTTCGTGGCTGCCGATGTGTCGAGGTTGATTGCTGGGATGGCTACAACGGCCAGCCCGAAGTCAACCACGGCCGTACCATGACGACCTCGATTAGCTTCAAGGAGGTCATGACCACCATCAACAAGTACGCTTTTGTCAAGTCCAAGTTCCCCCTCTGGATTTCTCTGGAGGTTCACTGTAGCCCAGCTCAGCAGGCGACAATGGTtgagatcatcaaggagtCCTTCGGTTCAAGGCTGGTCACGGAAACCTTGGAGGCTTTCCCCGACAAGCTTCCCACCCCCTCTGAACTCATGGAGCGTGTTCtcatcaaggtcaagaagcccCAGATCAAAGAGGAgcctgttgctgctggcAATGACTTCCGTGGTCGACGCCGAGGTAACAGCCTCAACTCGCCCATGATGCGACCATCTATTCCCGATGGCACTCCTTTAATGCCTTCTCAGTCCCTCCCTCAGAGCCCCATGCTTACCCCGAGCCATTCATCTCGAAGATTGGTCAGCAAAACTCGAGTCAACACCATTACTGAGGGCCAGGTTCAGGGCATGTTGAGCAGCAGCACGAGCGACAACGAGAGCGTTTGTGAGCAGCCTGTTAAGAAGGCTCACAACAAAACTGTCAAGGTTCTTGGTGACCTCGGCGTTTACTGTGCCGGAGTCAAGTTCTCTGGCTTCGACACTGTCGATGCGAAGCAATACAACCACATCTTCTCCTTCATGGAGTCGAGCTTTGCCAAGCACTCTCGCGCCAAGGAGCAGAAGATGGCTCTTGATATCCACAACATGCGCTACATGATGCGAGTTTACCCTGACAGAACTCGCATCACTTCTAACAACTTTGATCCTCTCAACTACTGGCGCCGCGGTGTTCAGATGGCCGCCCTCAACTGGCAGACTTTTGACCTTGGAATGCAGCTCAACCGTGCTATGTTCGATGGCAAGGACTCATCTGGCTACGTTCTCAAGCCAGCCGAACTCCGGGACATTCAGGTCCTCCCCTACAACTCCGATATTGCTGAGGGCAAGAAAGAGCGTACCGTTATCTCTTTCACCATCGACGTCATCTCTGCCCAGCAACTGATGCGCCCTGCTAACCTCCCCGCGAACCGGTCCATGGACCCCTACGTGGAGGTTGAGATCTTTCATGCCAACGACAAGTGTGACAAGAAGGAGGCAGATTCTGACCTGGTCTTGGAGCATGACACGCCTCTTAAGTTCAAAACCGAAGTCATCCGCGAAAACGGATTCAATCCCATGTTTGACAAGGAGATGAAATATACGGTTACCACCAAGCACCCCGACCTGATCTTTGTTCGCTGGTCTGTCAAGCTCTCCAATGATGGCGAGAGCTATAACGAGCGGCCAGCCGTCGCTACCTACACCGCTAAACTCACCAACCTTAAGCAGGGCTACCGCACCCTGCCTCTTCTCAACCATGCTGGTGACCAGTATCTTTTCTCAAAACTCTTTTGCAGGATCAACATCGACTCAGTcgagaagaagttcatgGCAGCTCCTCGCCGTACCCAGGACGGAAACAAGCTCAACAGGCTTGGCGGCAAGGTTTTTAGCCGCATTAACACCAGCCCCAAAAGTACCATCGAAAAGTCTAGCTCGGAGAAGACGAGCTTTGACAGCTATTGA